From Paracoccus aminovorans, one genomic window encodes:
- a CDS encoding 3-hydroxyacyl-CoA dehydrogenase NAD-binding domain-containing protein, translating into MTDFTMRKDADGVAIITWDVPGKSMNVLSLDGAAELGALIDDALADEAVKGIVVTSGKKDFAAGMDLNVIAAMKDGGTQAVFDGIMSLHHLLRKIELAGMDPKTKKGGKPIASALPGTALGIGLELPLATHRIFAAENPKARIGLPEIMVGIFPGGGGTTRLVRKLGAMGAAPFLLEGKLSDPAKAKAAGLVDEVAADPVAAARDWVLKASDSDLVKPWDAKGYKMPGGEPYHPAGFMTFVGASAMVHGKTLGVYPAAKALLAAVYEGAMVPFDTALRIEARWFTNVLMNPSSTAMIRSLFINKEALEKGANRPEAPDQTVKKLGILGAGMMGAGIAYVSAMAGIEVVLIDAAQDSADRGKAHSAELLDKAISRRKATEEKKAEVLSRITATTDYAALAGCDLVVEAVFEDPKVKAEVTAKAEAVIPPDAIFATNTSTLPISDLAKASARPDQFIGIHFFSPVDKMLLVEIIKGHETGPRAVAKALDFVRQIRKTPIVVNDARFFYANRCIIPYINEGIRMVAEGVSPVLIENAAKMMGMPLGPLQLVDETSIDLGVKIAKATKAAMGDAYPDGAVDAVIFKFAELGRLGRKTKAGFYDYNEAGKRQGFWSGLATEWPEADSQPELTEIQRRLMFAQSLEAVRALQDGVLEDIREGDVGAILGWGFAPWSGGPFGWLDMLGAPRAVEIAEDLAAKFGPRFAAPQLLRDMAAKGESFYGKTARKAA; encoded by the coding sequence ATGACCGATTTCACCATGCGGAAGGACGCCGACGGCGTCGCCATCATCACCTGGGACGTGCCGGGCAAATCGATGAACGTGCTGTCGCTGGACGGCGCGGCCGAACTGGGCGCGCTGATCGACGACGCGCTCGCCGACGAGGCGGTGAAGGGTATCGTCGTCACCAGCGGCAAAAAGGACTTCGCCGCCGGCATGGACCTGAACGTCATCGCGGCGATGAAGGACGGCGGCACCCAGGCCGTGTTCGACGGCATCATGTCGCTGCACCATCTGCTGCGCAAGATCGAGCTGGCGGGCATGGACCCCAAGACCAAAAAGGGCGGCAAGCCCATCGCGAGCGCCCTGCCCGGCACCGCGCTGGGGATCGGGCTGGAGCTGCCTCTGGCCACGCATCGCATCTTTGCCGCCGAGAACCCCAAGGCCAGGATCGGCCTGCCCGAGATCATGGTCGGCATCTTTCCCGGCGGCGGCGGCACCACGCGGCTGGTGCGCAAGCTGGGCGCCATGGGCGCCGCGCCCTTCCTGCTGGAGGGCAAGCTGAGCGACCCGGCCAAGGCCAAGGCGGCCGGGCTGGTCGACGAGGTCGCCGCCGATCCGGTCGCCGCGGCCCGCGACTGGGTGCTGAAGGCATCGGATTCGGATCTGGTGAAGCCCTGGGACGCCAAGGGCTACAAGATGCCCGGGGGCGAGCCCTATCATCCCGCGGGCTTCATGACCTTCGTCGGCGCCTCGGCCATGGTGCATGGCAAGACGCTGGGCGTCTATCCGGCGGCCAAGGCGCTGCTAGCGGCGGTCTATGAGGGCGCGATGGTGCCCTTCGACACCGCCCTGAGGATCGAGGCGCGCTGGTTCACCAACGTGCTGATGAACCCGTCCTCGACCGCGATGATCCGCAGCCTGTTCATCAACAAGGAAGCGCTGGAGAAAGGCGCGAACCGCCCCGAAGCGCCGGACCAGACGGTGAAAAAGCTGGGTATCCTCGGCGCCGGGATGATGGGCGCGGGCATCGCCTATGTCTCGGCCATGGCCGGGATCGAGGTGGTGCTGATCGACGCCGCCCAGGATTCGGCCGACCGCGGCAAGGCGCATTCCGCCGAACTGCTGGACAAGGCCATCTCGCGCCGCAAGGCGACCGAGGAGAAGAAGGCCGAGGTGCTTTCCCGCATCACCGCCACCACCGATTACGCCGCCCTCGCCGGTTGCGACCTGGTGGTCGAGGCGGTGTTCGAGGATCCGAAGGTCAAGGCCGAGGTCACCGCCAAGGCCGAGGCGGTGATCCCGCCGGACGCGATCTTCGCGACCAACACCTCGACCCTGCCGATCAGCGATCTGGCCAAGGCCAGCGCCCGGCCCGACCAGTTCATCGGCATCCATTTCTTCAGCCCCGTGGACAAGATGCTGCTGGTCGAGATCATCAAGGGCCACGAGACCGGACCGCGCGCCGTCGCCAAGGCGCTGGATTTCGTGCGCCAGATCCGCAAGACCCCCATCGTGGTCAACGACGCGCGCTTCTTCTACGCCAACCGCTGCATCATCCCCTATATCAACGAGGGCATCCGCATGGTGGCCGAAGGCGTCAGCCCGGTGCTGATCGAAAACGCCGCCAAGATGATGGGCATGCCGCTGGGGCCGCTGCAGCTGGTGGACGAAACCTCGATCGACCTGGGGGTCAAGATCGCCAAGGCGACCAAGGCGGCCATGGGCGACGCCTATCCGGACGGCGCCGTGGACGCGGTGATCTTCAAGTTCGCCGAACTGGGCCGGCTGGGCCGCAAGACCAAGGCCGGCTTCTACGACTATAACGAGGCCGGCAAGCGCCAGGGCTTCTGGTCGGGCCTCGCCACCGAATGGCCCGAAGCCGACAGCCAGCCCGAACTGACCGAGATCCAGCGCCGGCTGATGTTCGCCCAATCGCTGGAAGCCGTCCGCGCCCTGCAGGACGGCGTGCTGGAGGACATCCGCGAAGGCGATGTGGGTGCTATCCTGGGCTGGGGTTTCGCGCCCTGGTCGGGTGGTCCCTTCGGCTGGCTCGACATGCTGGGCGCCCCCCGCGCGGTCGAGATCGCCGAAGACCTCGCAGCAAAATTCGGTCCGCGCTTCGCCGCGCCGCAACTGCTCAGGGACATGGCCGCCAAGGGGGAAAGCTTCTACGGCAAGACCGCGCGCAAGGCCGCCTGA
- a CDS encoding cupin domain-containing protein has product MAILRKDSVAETDAVSTYPAPYNLGAGNLSYRHLTEAGGLTQFGAALETLHPGGQSSQPHWEEHEDEFLYMLSGEITVHEDGTATIIGPGDACCWKAGTPVAHCLTNHTDRPATYLIVGSRNPDNICHYPGLDLLATPKGYTRLDGTPYPKQGDAE; this is encoded by the coding sequence ATGGCGATCCTGCGCAAGGACAGCGTCGCCGAAACCGATGCCGTCTCGACCTATCCGGCGCCCTACAACCTCGGCGCCGGCAACCTGTCCTATCGCCACCTGACCGAGGCCGGCGGGCTGACGCAATTCGGCGCCGCGCTGGAAACCCTGCATCCCGGCGGCCAGTCCAGCCAGCCGCATTGGGAAGAGCACGAGGACGAGTTCCTCTATATGCTCTCGGGCGAGATCACCGTGCATGAGGACGGGACGGCCACCATCATCGGTCCCGGCGACGCCTGCTGCTGGAAGGCCGGCACGCCCGTCGCCCATTGCCTGACCAACCACACCGACCGACCCGCGACCTATCTGATCGTGGGCAGCCGGAATCCCGACAATATCTGCCATTATCCGGGCCTCGACCTGCTGGCGACGCCCAAGGGGTATACCCGTCTCGACGGCACCCCCTACCCGAAACAGGGAGACGCGGAATGA
- a CDS encoding acetyl-CoA C-acetyltransferase — MTEAYIYDAARTPRGKGRPDGSLHEVTSVALSARLLNAVKERNGLEGHAVEDVIWGNVTQVKEQGGCLARSAVLESDLDESIPGLAINRFCASGMEAVNLAANQVKGGAGQAYIAGGVEMMGRVAMGSDGAAIAVDPSLTFKTYFVPQGISADIIATEYGFSREEADSLAVESQRRAAAAWAENRFARSIVPVRDQNGLTILDRDEYMRPGTTLEDLAKLKASFKEMGESMPGFDKVAMLKYPHLERIEHIHHAGNSSGIVDGAAAVLIGNAEFGKAHGLKPRARIRATAKIGTDPTIMLTGPVPVTEKILREAGMAIGDIDLFEVNEAFAAVVLRFMQAFQVDPAVVNVNGGAIALGHPLGATGAIIIGTLLDELERQDKTVGLATLCIASGMGAATIIERV, encoded by the coding sequence ATGACCGAAGCCTATATCTACGACGCCGCCCGCACCCCGCGCGGCAAGGGCCGCCCGGACGGCAGCCTGCACGAGGTCACGTCGGTCGCGCTGTCCGCCCGGCTGCTGAATGCCGTCAAGGAGCGCAACGGGCTCGAAGGTCATGCCGTCGAGGACGTGATCTGGGGCAACGTCACCCAGGTCAAGGAACAGGGCGGCTGCCTCGCCCGCTCGGCGGTGCTGGAATCCGACCTGGACGAGTCGATCCCCGGCCTGGCCATCAACCGCTTCTGCGCCTCGGGCATGGAGGCGGTGAACCTGGCCGCGAACCAAGTCAAGGGCGGCGCCGGCCAGGCCTATATCGCCGGCGGCGTCGAGATGATGGGCCGCGTCGCCATGGGCAGCGACGGCGCCGCCATCGCCGTGGACCCCAGCCTGACCTTCAAGACCTATTTCGTGCCGCAAGGCATCAGCGCCGACATCATCGCCACCGAATACGGCTTTTCGCGCGAAGAGGCCGACAGCCTGGCCGTCGAGAGCCAGCGCCGCGCCGCCGCCGCCTGGGCCGAGAACCGCTTCGCCCGATCCATCGTGCCGGTCCGGGACCAGAACGGCCTGACCATCCTCGACCGCGACGAATACATGCGGCCGGGCACCACGCTGGAGGATCTTGCCAAGCTGAAGGCCAGCTTCAAGGAAATGGGCGAAAGCATGCCCGGCTTCGACAAGGTGGCGATGCTGAAATACCCGCATCTGGAGCGCATCGAGCACATCCACCACGCCGGCAACAGCTCGGGCATCGTCGACGGCGCCGCCGCGGTGCTGATCGGCAATGCGGAATTCGGCAAGGCGCATGGGCTGAAGCCCCGCGCCCGCATCCGCGCCACCGCCAAGATCGGCACCGATCCGACCATCATGCTGACCGGCCCGGTGCCGGTGACGGAAAAGATCCTGCGCGAGGCCGGGATGGCGATCGGCGACATCGACCTCTTCGAGGTGAACGAGGCCTTCGCCGCGGTCGTCCTGCGCTTCATGCAGGCGTTCCAGGTCGATCCCGCCGTGGTCAACGTGAACGGCGGCGCCATCGCGCTGGGCCATCCGCTGGGCGCGACGGGCGCCATCATCATCGGCACCCTGCTCGACGAATTGGAACGGCAGGACAAGACCGTGGGCCTCGCCACGCTCTGCATCGCCTCGGGCATGGGCGCGGCCACCATCATCGAGCGGGTGTGA
- a CDS encoding glutathione S-transferase family protein produces the protein MTAQLHCFGESGHSYKVALMMQLTGYRWQPVFVDFFGGATRSPEYQALNEMAEAPVFVEDGRRLTQSGVILLHLAEKTGRFAEGERDEILRWLFWDNHKGSAQFGALRFLMNFLPPDKRPAEVIGWMQGRCKAALNTLENQLAGRDWLAADTPSIADLSCCSYLFYPEPFGFDRAGWPHIDAWLARIAALPGWKHPYDLMPGNPADRAAKEDA, from the coding sequence ATGACCGCCCAGCTTCATTGTTTCGGAGAATCCGGCCACTCCTACAAGGTGGCGCTCATGATGCAGCTGACCGGCTATCGCTGGCAGCCGGTCTTCGTGGATTTCTTCGGCGGCGCCACGCGCAGCCCGGAATATCAGGCGCTGAACGAGATGGCTGAGGCGCCTGTCTTCGTCGAGGACGGCCGCAGGCTGACGCAATCCGGCGTCATTCTGCTGCACCTGGCCGAGAAGACCGGCCGCTTCGCCGAGGGCGAACGGGACGAGATTCTGCGTTGGCTGTTCTGGGACAATCACAAGGGCTCGGCGCAATTCGGCGCCTTGCGTTTCCTGATGAACTTCCTGCCGCCCGACAAGCGCCCGGCCGAGGTGATCGGCTGGATGCAGGGACGCTGCAAGGCGGCGCTGAATACCCTGGAGAATCAGCTTGCCGGCCGCGACTGGCTGGCGGCCGACACGCCCAGCATCGCCGATCTGTCCTGTTGCAGCTACCTGTTCTACCCCGAGCCTTTCGGTTTCGACCGCGCCGGATGGCCCCATATCGACGCCTGGCTCGCGCGCATCGCGGCGCTGCCCGGCTGGAAACACCCCTATGACCTGATGCCCGGCAATCCCGCGGACCGGGCCGCGAAGGAGGACGCATGA
- a CDS encoding acyl-CoA dehydrogenase C-terminal domain-containing protein gives MTTYAAPVRDMQFVLHDVLEISKQDLPGHGDLDRAFTEAVLDAAGKLAAEVLAPLNPVGDRQGCRLENGVVRTPDGFRAGFEQMREGGWTALDCDPEYGGQGMPYVIGLAAGEMFSAANMAFTMYQGLTHGAYSAIHAHGSDDQKATYLPKMVSCEWTGTMNLTEPHAGTDLGLLRTKAEPQEDGSYRITGQKIFISAGDHDMAENVVHLVLAKAPGGGEGTRGISLFIVPKFLVNADGTLGERNAVSVGNIEEKMGIHGNATCVMNYDGAQGWLLGELHKGMRAMFTMMNEARIGVGLQGYSVAEAAYQNAAAYARDRLQGRAVTGDENPSGPADPLIVHPDIRRNLMDQKSFLEGARALAFWGAHLIDRAKLADDRQAHDLVSLLTPVIKGFLTDKGFDSAVQAQQVFGGHGYIEEQGMSQFVRDARITMIYEGANGVQALDLVGRKLAAEGGKPIMAFFEMVKSEIKVQEADELLQARFCEPLKAASKDLQSAAMFFMEQGMKNPNAALAGSYDFMHLFGHVALGLMWLRMAAAARKALGEGTQDATFHETKLATGRYYMARQLPATAMHLARIRSGAEPVMALDAARF, from the coding sequence ATGACCACCTACGCCGCCCCCGTCCGCGACATGCAATTCGTCCTGCACGACGTGCTGGAGATCTCGAAGCAGGACCTTCCCGGCCATGGCGATCTGGACCGCGCATTCACCGAAGCCGTGCTGGACGCCGCCGGCAAGCTGGCCGCCGAGGTGCTGGCGCCGCTGAACCCGGTCGGCGACCGCCAGGGCTGCCGGCTGGAGAACGGCGTCGTCCGCACGCCCGACGGTTTCCGCGCCGGTTTCGAGCAGATGCGCGAGGGCGGCTGGACCGCGCTCGACTGCGATCCGGAATATGGCGGCCAGGGCATGCCCTATGTGATCGGCCTCGCGGCGGGCGAGATGTTCTCGGCTGCGAACATGGCCTTCACCATGTATCAGGGCCTGACCCATGGCGCCTATTCGGCGATCCACGCCCATGGCAGCGACGACCAGAAGGCCACCTATCTGCCGAAGATGGTCAGCTGCGAATGGACCGGCACCATGAACCTGACCGAGCCCCATGCCGGCACCGACCTCGGGCTTTTGCGCACCAAGGCCGAGCCGCAGGAGGACGGCAGCTACCGCATCACCGGGCAGAAGATCTTCATCTCGGCCGGCGACCACGACATGGCGGAAAACGTCGTCCACCTGGTCCTCGCCAAGGCGCCCGGCGGCGGCGAGGGCACGCGCGGCATCTCGCTTTTCATCGTGCCGAAGTTCCTGGTGAACGCGGACGGGACCCTGGGCGAGCGCAACGCCGTCTCGGTCGGCAACATCGAAGAGAAGATGGGCATCCACGGCAACGCGACCTGCGTGATGAACTACGACGGCGCCCAGGGCTGGCTGCTGGGCGAGCTGCACAAGGGCATGCGCGCCATGTTCACCATGATGAACGAGGCCCGCATCGGCGTCGGCCTGCAAGGCTATTCCGTCGCCGAGGCCGCCTATCAGAACGCCGCCGCCTATGCCCGCGACCGGCTGCAGGGCCGGGCGGTGACCGGGGACGAGAACCCGTCGGGCCCGGCCGACCCGCTGATCGTGCATCCCGACATCCGCCGCAACCTGATGGACCAGAAGAGCTTTCTCGAAGGCGCCCGGGCGCTGGCCTTCTGGGGCGCGCATCTGATCGACCGCGCGAAGCTGGCCGACGACCGGCAGGCCCACGACCTCGTGTCGCTGCTGACGCCGGTGATCAAGGGCTTCCTGACCGACAAGGGCTTCGACTCGGCGGTGCAGGCGCAGCAGGTCTTCGGCGGTCACGGCTACATCGAGGAACAGGGCATGTCGCAATTCGTCCGCGACGCGCGCATCACCATGATCTACGAGGGCGCGAACGGCGTGCAGGCGCTCGACCTGGTCGGCCGCAAGCTGGCGGCCGAGGGCGGCAAGCCGATCATGGCCTTCTTCGAGATGGTGAAATCCGAGATCAAGGTGCAGGAAGCCGACGAGTTGCTGCAGGCCCGGTTCTGCGAGCCGTTGAAGGCAGCCTCGAAGGACCTGCAATCGGCGGCGATGTTCTTCATGGAGCAAGGCATGAAGAACCCGAACGCGGCGCTGGCCGGCTCCTACGACTTCATGCATCTGTTCGGCCATGTGGCGCTGGGACTGATGTGGCTGCGCATGGCCGCCGCCGCGCGCAAGGCGCTGGGGGAAGGCACGCAGGACGCCACGTTCCACGAGACCAAGCTGGCGACGGGGCGCTATTACATGGCGCGGCAGCTGCCGGCGACCGCGATGCATCTCGCCCGCATCCGTTCGGGCGCCGAGCCGGTGATGGCGCTGGATGCGGCGCGGTTCTGA
- a CDS encoding MerR family transcriptional regulator: MGDDLMTIRQMCDAFEVTPRTLRFYEARELLFPLRRGQHRLYGRTDRARLKLILRGKRFGFSLEQIRQLLELYDPAERNITQTEATISTARERLADMERQHQELGTAIAELREQIADGEAWLQTLKSGA; this comes from the coding sequence ATGGGCGACGACTTGATGACCATCCGCCAGATGTGCGACGCCTTCGAGGTGACGCCCCGCACGCTGCGCTTCTACGAGGCGCGCGAACTGCTGTTTCCCCTGCGCCGCGGTCAGCACCGGCTCTATGGCCGCACGGATCGCGCCCGGCTGAAGCTGATCCTGCGCGGCAAGCGCTTCGGCTTCTCGCTGGAACAGATCCGGCAGCTGCTGGAACTCTACGATCCGGCCGAACGCAACATCACCCAGACCGAAGCCACGATCAGCACCGCCCGCGAGCGGCTGGCCGACATGGAACGCCAGCACCAGGAGCTGGGCACCGCCATCGCCGAATTGCGGGAACAGATCGCCGACGGCGAGGCCTGGCTGCAGACACTGAAATCCGGCGCCTGA
- a CDS encoding MerR family transcriptional regulator has translation MTDNEYIGFKEMCARFDVTPRTLRYYEYIELLSPRKEGRSRFYGPREIARMKLILRGRRFGFSLEDIRQWLLIYGEKGTREQYRVWIGLADRQLEVLAQQREELDTAMNDLLALRNDTESLLARMEAAGETGAEPQRD, from the coding sequence ATGACCGATAACGAATACATTGGCTTCAAGGAAATGTGCGCGCGTTTCGACGTGACCCCGCGCACGCTGCGCTATTATGAGTATATCGAGCTGCTGAGCCCGCGCAAGGAAGGCCGCTCGCGCTTCTACGGCCCGCGCGAGATCGCCCGGATGAAGCTGATCCTGCGCGGCCGCCGCTTCGGCTTCTCGCTCGAGGACATCCGGCAATGGCTGCTGATCTACGGCGAGAAGGGCACGCGCGAGCAATACCGGGTCTGGATCGGCCTGGCCGACCGCCAGCTCGAGGTCCTGGCCCAGCAGCGCGAGGAACTGGACACGGCGATGAACGACCTGCTGGCGCTGCGCAACGACACCGAGTCGCTGCTGGCCCGGATGGAGGCGGCGGGCGAGACCGGGGCCGAGCCGCAGCGGGACTGA
- a CDS encoding PaaI family thioesterase, protein MTEPSPQELAEQRQRIARQFIEVIPHARALGMRFLTLSEEATEISLPWREDLVGDPRSGVIHGGVISALMDTCCGAAVMAHPAGARSTATIDLRIDYMRPATPGQAIRARASCYHVTRSVAFVRAMAMDDDETRPVATATGAFTIER, encoded by the coding sequence ATGACCGAACCATCGCCGCAAGAACTGGCCGAGCAGCGCCAGCGCATCGCGCGCCAGTTCATCGAGGTGATCCCGCATGCCCGCGCGCTGGGGATGCGCTTTCTGACGCTTTCCGAAGAGGCGACCGAGATTTCCCTGCCCTGGCGCGAGGACCTGGTGGGCGACCCGCGCAGCGGGGTGATCCACGGCGGCGTGATCTCGGCGCTGATGGATACCTGCTGCGGAGCGGCGGTGATGGCGCATCCGGCGGGCGCGCGCTCGACCGCGACCATCGACCTGCGCATCGACTACATGCGCCCGGCGACGCCCGGCCAGGCGATCCGCGCCCGGGCCAGCTGCTATCACGTCACCCGCTCGGTCGCCTTCGTGCGGGCGATGGCGATGGACGACGACGAAACCCGCCCCGTGGCCACCGCCACCGGCGCCTTCACCATAGAGCGCTGA
- a CDS encoding PaaI family thioesterase, with protein MAGRNEPVAAIKSRRNNALNALVAGVPYVRWLGISFDRRGDELTAVLPFDEKLIGNPMLPAIHGGVTAAFLEVTAIVELTWTAIWEDMEQGRIAPDAAVPDSMPRLPKTIDFTVDYLRSGLPRDAYARARVVRSGRRYASVQVEAWQDQRQRLFAQATGHFMMPQEG; from the coding sequence ATGGCCGGCCGCAACGAACCGGTGGCCGCGATCAAGTCGCGCCGCAACAACGCCTTGAACGCCCTGGTCGCCGGCGTGCCCTATGTCCGCTGGCTGGGCATTTCCTTCGACCGCCGCGGAGACGAGCTGACCGCCGTGCTGCCCTTCGACGAGAAGCTGATTGGCAATCCGATGCTGCCGGCGATCCACGGCGGCGTCACCGCCGCCTTCCTGGAGGTGACCGCCATCGTCGAGCTGACCTGGACCGCGATCTGGGAGGACATGGAGCAGGGCCGCATCGCCCCGGACGCCGCGGTGCCCGACAGCATGCCGCGGCTGCCCAAGACCATCGACTTCACCGTGGATTACCTGCGCTCGGGCCTGCCGCGGGACGCTTATGCGCGGGCGCGGGTGGTGCGCTCGGGGCGGCGCTATGCCAGCGTGCAGGTCGAGGCCTGGCAGGACCAGCGGCAACGGCTTTTCGCCCAGGCCACCGGGCATTTCATGATGCCGCAGGAGGGCTGA
- the fdhA gene encoding formaldehyde dehydrogenase, glutathione-independent, which produces MSNRGVVYIGPGKVEVQNIADPKLQSPDGRKIEHGVILKVVSTNICGSDQHMVRGRTTAEPGLVLGHEITGEVIEKGADVEMLDIGDIVSVPFNVACGRCRCCREGDTGVCLTVNPARAGGAYGYVDMGGWIGGQARYVMVPYADFNLLKFPDRDRALSKIRDLTMLSDILPTGFHGAVKAGVGVGSTVYVAGAGPVGLAAAASARILGAAVVMIGDFNKERLEHARKVGFEPVDLSKSDRLGDMIAEITGTPEVDSAIDAVGFEARGHSGGEQPAIVLNQMMEITRAAGQIGIPGLYVTEDPGAVDSAAKQGSLSMRFGLGWAKAQSLHTGQTPVLKYNRQLMQAILHDRLPIADIVNATIIPLDEAVAGYESFDHGVAKKFVLDPHGSLAA; this is translated from the coding sequence ATGAGCAACAGAGGCGTCGTCTACATCGGCCCTGGCAAGGTCGAGGTCCAGAACATCGCGGACCCGAAGCTGCAATCCCCCGACGGGCGCAAGATCGAGCATGGCGTGATCCTGAAGGTGGTCTCGACCAACATCTGCGGCTCGGACCAGCACATGGTGCGCGGCCGCACCACCGCCGAACCGGGCCTGGTGCTGGGCCATGAGATCACCGGCGAGGTGATCGAGAAGGGCGCCGATGTCGAGATGCTGGACATCGGCGACATCGTCTCGGTTCCGTTCAACGTCGCCTGCGGCCGCTGCCGCTGCTGCCGTGAAGGCGATACCGGCGTCTGCCTGACGGTGAACCCGGCCCGCGCCGGCGGCGCCTATGGCTATGTCGACATGGGCGGCTGGATCGGCGGTCAGGCGCGCTACGTCATGGTGCCCTATGCCGATTTCAACCTGCTGAAATTCCCGGACCGCGACCGCGCCCTGTCCAAGATCCGCGACCTGACCATGCTGTCGGACATCCTGCCCACCGGCTTCCACGGTGCGGTCAAGGCCGGCGTCGGCGTCGGCTCGACCGTCTATGTCGCGGGGGCCGGCCCGGTGGGCTTGGCGGCTGCCGCCTCGGCCCGCATCCTGGGCGCGGCCGTGGTGATGATCGGCGACTTCAACAAGGAACGCCTTGAGCACGCCCGCAAGGTCGGCTTCGAGCCGGTGGATCTGTCGAAATCCGACCGTCTGGGCGACATGATCGCCGAGATCACCGGCACGCCCGAGGTCGATTCGGCCATCGACGCCGTGGGCTTCGAGGCGCGCGGCCATTCCGGCGGCGAACAGCCGGCCATCGTGCTGAACCAGATGATGGAGATCACCCGCGCCGCCGGCCAGATCGGCATCCCCGGGCTTTACGTCACCGAGGATCCGGGCGCGGTCGACAGTGCCGCCAAGCAGGGCAGCCTGTCGATGCGCTTCGGCCTGGGCTGGGCCAAGGCGCAGTCGCTGCACACCGGCCAGACGCCGGTGCTGAAGTACAACCGCCAGCTCATGCAGGCGATCCTGCACGACCGGCTGCCGATCGCCGACATCGTGAACGCGACCATCATCCCGCTGGACGAGGCCGTCGCCGGCTACGAAAGCTTCGACCACGGCGTCGCCAAGAAGTTCGTGCTGGACCCGCATGGCAGCCTGGCGGCCTGA
- a CDS encoding DUF1476 domain-containing protein → MTTFDDRERAYEAKFAHDEELNFKAEARRNRLLGEWAAALLGKTGDDARAYALTIVSSDFDEPGDEDVFRKLSADLSGKVEAEAIRAKMIELRGIAREQIVNES, encoded by the coding sequence ATGACGACTTTTGACGACCGCGAACGCGCTTACGAGGCGAAATTCGCCCATGACGAAGAGCTGAACTTCAAGGCCGAGGCGCGACGCAACCGCCTGCTGGGCGAATGGGCGGCGGCGCTGCTGGGCAAGACCGGCGACGACGCCCGCGCCTATGCGCTGACCATCGTCAGTTCCGATTTCGACGAGCCGGGCGACGAGGACGTGTTCCGCAAGCTCTCGGCCGATCTGTCGGGCAAGGTCGAGGCCGAGGCGATCCGCGCCAAGATGATCGAACTGCGCGGCATCGCCCGCGAGCAGATCGTCAACGAAAGCTGA
- the purC gene encoding phosphoribosylaminoimidazolesuccinocarboxamide synthase translates to MAPRRKKIYEGKAKILYEGTEPGTLIQYFKDDATAFNAQKKATIEGKGVLNNRLSEFFMSGLTNIGVPNHFIRRINMREQLVRQVEIIPLEVIVRNFAAGSIAKRLGMEEGTPLPRPIVEYSFKNDELGDPFVSEEYVIAFGWASQQDLDDIVSLALRVNDFLSGVFFGVGIKLIDFKIEIGRIWDGDFMRLIVADEISPDSCRLWDVKTGQKLDKDVFRRDLGSLTDAYTEVARRLGLMPANTTSLSKPTLIN, encoded by the coding sequence ATGGCACCAAGGCGCAAGAAAATCTACGAAGGCAAGGCCAAGATCCTGTACGAGGGCACCGAGCCGGGCACGCTGATCCAGTATTTCAAGGACGACGCCACCGCCTTCAACGCCCAGAAGAAGGCGACCATCGAGGGCAAGGGCGTGTTGAACAACCGCCTGTCCGAGTTCTTCATGTCGGGGCTGACCAATATCGGCGTGCCGAACCACTTCATCCGCCGCATCAACATGCGCGAGCAGCTGGTGCGCCAGGTCGAGATCATTCCGCTGGAAGTGATCGTGCGCAACTTCGCCGCCGGTTCCATCGCCAAGCGGCTAGGCATGGAGGAGGGCACGCCCCTGCCGCGCCCGATCGTCGAATACAGCTTCAAGAACGACGAGCTGGGCGACCCCTTCGTCAGCGAGGAATACGTCATCGCCTTCGGCTGGGCCAGCCAGCAGGACCTGGACGACATCGTCAGCCTGGCGCTGCGGGTGAACGATTTCCTGTCGGGGGTGTTCTTCGGCGTCGGCATCAAGCTGATCGACTTCAAGATCGAGATCGGCCGGATCTGGGACGGCGATTTCATGCGCCTGATCGTCGCCGACGAGATCAGCCCGGACAGCTGCCGGCTGTGGGACGTCAAGACCGGCCAGAAGCTGGACAAGGACGTGTTCCGCCGCGACCTGGGCAGCCTGACCGACGCCTATACCGAGGTGGCGCGCCGGCTGGGGCTGATGCCCGCCAACACCACCTCGCTTTCCAAGCCCACGCTGATCAACTGA